The Candidatus Bathyarchaeum sp. genome contains the following window.
CAAAAAATAGTAGGGTAAAACACCAAATTGACATCAATAATTGAACAGGTTAGAATATTAGAGTAAAACTTTTTTTATTAATAGGTTCCTTTTTTATTGTTTTCTTTGATTTTTAGTTGACACTGTAGATTGAAATGATTGCTGTGAATTTATATTCGCGTCATTTCGTTGATTGGGACAAAACAGTGAGGAGCAAAAGTGATATTTTGCTTATCTTTTTCTGCCATGACTGCTCCGGGCACTATACCACCAACCATGCATATGCCGAATCTATCCATGCTTACAGGTATCCCCAGCACGGGCTCGTTGGGTTCTCCTAAAACTATCACTCCGCCCCAGCCTTTCGTTTGTTGTTCCTCAATAATCTTCAAGGTTTTTTCCCTTGCTTCACAAGGAACTTCTCGCATCGTTGCCAATAACATGCCTGAACCTGTTTTCAGTATACTTGAGATGGAAGTCATTTTTCTGTAAACAAAAACTTCCAAAGGTGGAATGGTTGTTCCCTCATACGAAATTATTTCCACAAATCTGATTGGCTTATGATTTACTACTTGAACAAGACCCCCATACTTGAAAAACAGTGGAATTCCAGAATGGATTAAAATGCTATCCAAAGTTAAGTTGCATACTGTAAATAATGCAACCCGTCCCTTGGGGACAGATATCTCGCAGTATTCTTCTTGTTCATTTAACAATTTGATGTAAGGTGCGGATAGAAGATTTTTGTTTCGAAGCTCTTTCATGGTTTGTATTGCTTTGTCTTGAAGATTTTTGTTGAGTAAAGACACATTTGCAATCACGCTTCCTTTGTTTATGACGGGGTTATACGTTGCTGAATAAGCTAATGCCGTAAACCGTGTTGTAGTAAAACCTAACCTCTGTGTAGCAAGAGACCGCCCCAACTCTTCAAGACCGCTTTCGGTTATTGTTCTTCCTTTTCGGTCATGGCCTACTACGAAGCCTTTTGCTTCCAACAACTGTAAATGATACCTGACAGTTCTTTCGCTGAGAAGAAAACCCCTTTTTCTTAGTTCTCGTTTAAGAAGAGTTGAACCCAAAGGGATATCAAATTCACTCAAAATTCTTAGTAATTCGATTTCTTTTCGGGCACTTCCAGTTTCAAGCAAAATATAAACCCACTTTCCGCCTGCAAAAATTAAGGTGACAAGAGAAAAAATGCCCCTGTTTTTTAGTTGTGTTTAGATTTGTCCTCGGATTTTCATTGCTTCGATTACGCGGTTTACTGCTACTATGTATGCCGCTTTTCGCATGTTCACATCATATTTTTTGGCGGAATCTAAGACAGCGTGATAGGCTGTGCTCATTTTTGTTGCTAGTCTTTCGTGGATTGTTTCCAAGTCCCAGTAATACATTGAAGCGTTTTGTACCATTTCAAAATATGACACGGTTACACCACCTGCATTACATAAGAAGTCAGGTATCAAGTGAACTCCATTTTTATACAAAATTTCATCTGCTTCTGGTGTTGTTGGTCCATTAGCTAGCTCGGCAACAATTTTTGCTTTGACTTTTGATGCATTTTTAGCAGTAATTATGTTTTCTAAGGATGCTGCGATTAGGATGTCCACGTCAAGTTCGAGTAGTTCTTCACCTGAAATTGTATGAGTGTTTGGCGCATTTACAACTGATGATGTTTCTGCTTTGCAGGAACAAACTCCATCAAGGTTAAGGCCATTTTTGTTGTATATGCCACCTTTAGAATCGCTTACTGCCACAACAT
Protein-coding sequences here:
- a CDS encoding NrpR regulatory domain-containing protein → MLETGSARKEIELLRILSEFDIPLGSTLLKRELRKRGFLLSERTVRYHLQLLEAKGFVVGHDRKGRTITESGLEELGRSLATQRLGFTTTRFTALAYSATYNPVINKGSVIANVSLLNKNLQDKAIQTMKELRNKNLLSAPYIKLLNEQEEYCEISVPKGRVALFTVCNLTLDSILIHSGIPLFFKYGGLVQVVNHKPIRFVEIISYEGTTIPPLEVFVYRKMTSISSILKTGSGMLLATMREVPCEAREKTLKIIEEQQTKGWGGVIVLGEPNEPVLGIPVSMDRFGICMVGGIVPGAVMAEKDKQNITFAPHCFVPINEMTRI